The proteins below come from a single Agrococcus beijingensis genomic window:
- a CDS encoding glycosyltransferase family 4 protein, producing the protein MRILADCRYVRLERHDGISRFTAELVAELAGEHAVTMLVSDARQLTMLPALPHVLGPSPTGPLEPLTAWRLRHVPVDVAWSPMQTIGSTGRAWPLVTTVHDLIYYRHPTPPRSLPAAVRALWRAYHLSYAPQRMLLNAVDGVVTISETTRALIAEHRLTRRPVAIVRNAAPQLGEPVAHDSPPTKRLVYMGSFMPYKDVETLVRAVALLPGHELHLCSRVDPATRARLTELAAGASVVFHDGVTDAEYADLLRSATAFVHASHEEGWGIPVLEAMSLGVPAVIADTTIFREVGGDAAVYFPVGDADALARAVRSLEGRWAVVSRASRERAAQFSWRDSARELGRFLAEVAAASRR; encoded by the coding sequence GTGAGGATCCTCGCCGACTGCCGCTATGTGCGCCTCGAGCGCCACGACGGCATCTCGCGCTTCACCGCAGAGCTGGTCGCCGAGCTGGCCGGTGAGCACGCGGTGACCATGCTCGTCAGCGACGCGCGCCAGCTGACGATGCTCCCGGCGCTGCCGCACGTGCTCGGCCCGTCGCCCACCGGCCCGCTCGAGCCGCTCACCGCCTGGCGGCTGCGCCACGTGCCGGTCGACGTGGCCTGGTCGCCCATGCAGACGATCGGCTCGACCGGCCGCGCCTGGCCGCTCGTCACCACCGTGCACGACCTCATCTACTACCGCCACCCGACGCCGCCGCGCAGCCTGCCCGCAGCCGTGCGCGCGCTCTGGCGCGCCTACCACCTCTCGTACGCGCCGCAGCGGATGCTGCTGAACGCCGTCGACGGGGTCGTCACGATCTCCGAGACGACGCGCGCGCTCATCGCCGAGCACCGGCTGACCCGCCGGCCGGTCGCGATCGTGCGGAACGCCGCGCCGCAGCTCGGCGAGCCCGTCGCGCACGACTCCCCGCCGACGAAGCGGCTGGTCTACATGGGCTCGTTCATGCCCTACAAGGACGTCGAGACGCTCGTGCGCGCCGTCGCCCTGCTGCCCGGGCACGAGCTGCACCTGTGCAGCCGCGTCGACCCCGCGACCCGGGCCCGCCTCACGGAGCTCGCGGCAGGCGCATCCGTCGTCTTCCACGACGGCGTCACCGACGCCGAGTACGCCGACCTGCTGCGCTCGGCCACGGCCTTCGTGCACGCCTCGCACGAGGAGGGCTGGGGCATCCCGGTGCTCGAGGCGATGAGCCTCGGCGTGCCCGCGGTGATCGCCGACACGACCATCTTCCGCGAGGTCGGGGGCGACGCCGCGGTGTACTTCCCGGTCGGCGATGCGGATGCGCTCGCTCGCGCCGTGCGCTCGCTCGAGGGCAGGTGGGCGGTCGTCTCGCGCGCCTCGAGGGAGCGGGCGGCGCAGTTCAGCTGGCGCGACTCGGCCCGCGAGCTGGGCAGGTTCCTGGCCGAGGTGGCTGCGGCCTCGCGCCGCTGA
- a CDS encoding Sir2 family NAD-dependent protein deacetylase, whose amino-acid sequence MLDTAIDLLRGRRIAVLTGAGISTDSGIPDYRGAGAPARTPMVFDTFLGSEDARRRYWAGSHLGWQRFASVHPNDGHRALALLEEAGLVTGIATQNVDDLHERAGSANVTHVHGQLHTVTCLQCSTTFDRHRIADLIEQLNPWIQMPEQVRLQPDGDVEIDASQRFEVPPCPVCGGMLKPDVVFFGEIVPPKVFAKARDIVAAGEIVLVAGTSLVVNSGTRLLEVARRAGVPIVIVNRGETKWDSRSAVRVEGGTSESLRAIADALIAPF is encoded by the coding sequence GTGCTCGACACAGCCATCGACCTGCTCCGCGGACGCCGCATCGCGGTGCTGACGGGCGCGGGCATCTCGACCGACTCGGGCATCCCCGACTATCGCGGAGCGGGTGCGCCGGCGCGCACGCCGATGGTCTTCGACACGTTCCTGGGCAGCGAGGATGCGCGCCGACGCTACTGGGCGGGCAGCCACCTGGGCTGGCAGCGCTTCGCCTCGGTGCACCCCAACGACGGCCACCGGGCGCTCGCCCTGCTCGAGGAGGCCGGGCTCGTCACCGGCATCGCCACGCAGAACGTCGACGACCTGCACGAGCGGGCAGGTTCGGCGAACGTCACGCACGTGCACGGGCAGCTGCACACGGTCACCTGCCTGCAGTGCTCGACCACCTTCGACCGCCACCGCATCGCCGACCTCATCGAGCAGCTGAATCCCTGGATCCAGATGCCCGAGCAGGTGCGGCTGCAGCCCGACGGCGACGTCGAGATCGACGCGTCGCAGCGCTTCGAGGTGCCGCCGTGCCCGGTCTGCGGGGGCATGCTGAAGCCCGACGTGGTGTTCTTCGGCGAGATCGTGCCGCCCAAGGTGTTCGCGAAGGCGCGCGACATCGTCGCCGCGGGCGAGATCGTGCTGGTGGCCGGCACGTCGCTGGTCGTGAACTCGGGCACGCGCCTGCTCGAGGTGGCGCGGCGTGCCGGCGTGCCCATCGTGATCGTCAACCGCGGCGAGACCAAGTGGGACTCCCGCTCGGCGGTGCGCGTCGAGGGCGGCACGAGCGAGTCGCTGAGAGCGATCGCCGACGCGCTCATCGCGCCGTTCTGA
- a CDS encoding TrmH family RNA methyltransferase — translation MQLIEIDSLDDPRLNDYVGLTDVALRRRTEPERGLYIAESQTVLERALRAGHEPRSVLVAPRWLPQVVEIVGDRDVPVFVGEEPILEQLTGFHLHRGALAAMQRPVLPDASALLAHARRVVVLDGLVDHTNVGAAFRSVAGIGADAVLVTSTCADPLYRRSVRVSMGTVLQVPWTRIDSVASAIPVFHAAGFEVVAMALRDDAVDLADYAAAPADRVALVFGSEGPGLGARALAAVDRVVRIPMHHGVDSLNVAASAAVAMWALRAAAGVRGTSLPLEEAAR, via the coding sequence GTGCAGCTCATCGAGATCGACTCGCTCGACGACCCTCGCCTCAACGACTACGTCGGCCTCACCGACGTCGCGCTGCGGCGCCGCACCGAGCCCGAGCGCGGCCTCTACATCGCCGAGTCGCAGACGGTGCTCGAGCGGGCGCTGCGCGCCGGCCACGAGCCGCGATCGGTGCTCGTCGCGCCGCGCTGGCTGCCGCAGGTGGTCGAGATCGTCGGCGACCGCGACGTGCCGGTCTTCGTCGGCGAGGAGCCGATCCTCGAGCAGCTCACCGGCTTCCACCTGCATCGCGGCGCGCTCGCCGCGATGCAGCGGCCGGTGCTGCCGGATGCGTCGGCGCTGCTCGCGCACGCCCGTCGCGTCGTCGTGCTCGACGGCCTCGTCGACCACACGAACGTGGGCGCCGCGTTCCGCTCGGTCGCGGGCATCGGCGCCGACGCGGTGCTCGTCACCAGCACGTGCGCCGACCCGCTCTACCGCCGCAGCGTGCGCGTCTCGATGGGCACGGTGCTGCAGGTGCCGTGGACTCGCATCGACTCGGTCGCCTCGGCGATCCCGGTCTTCCACGCGGCCGGCTTCGAGGTCGTCGCCATGGCGCTGCGCGACGACGCCGTCGACCTCGCCGACTACGCCGCCGCGCCCGCCGACCGCGTCGCGCTGGTGTTCGGCTCCGAGGGCCCGGGGCTCGGAGCCCGCGCCCTCGCGGCCGTCGACCGCGTCGTGCGGATCCCCATGCACCACGGCGTCGACTCGCTGAACGTGGCGGCGTCCGCCGCCGTCGCGATGTGGGCGCTGCGCGCGGCCGCGGGTGTCCGCGGTACGTCGCTGCCGCTGGAAGAGGCGGCGCGATGA
- a CDS encoding D-alanyl-D-alanine carboxypeptidase family protein, which translates to MTVTAATQRRRRPHPLVVLLRIVLALVLAVLVTGGSAALLAPAPAVAATAVAPEAAPLPAATIDWPTTPRAAGYGVVGVEGAPDIWATTGSDGAHPMASVTKLVTVLIVLEAHPITGADRGATITLDDDDLAAQARALSENAPIAPVYRGMQVTQRDLIEWSLVDSAGNAIWSLANWAFGDIDGFLSAAEAWAARHGFSQTVVADPAGLDAGSVSSAGDLTRIALMAVEDPVVLSTIQLESVQIPGIGFAPNTNRILGEAGIDGGKTGTLKVWGRNLFVTAVREVDGVERRVVGVVMGTIAADETDAAMLQLLESLWPNFGARTILPAGTVVAEYRAPWGASASAETTGDLGAHVFGDAAPGWTATAEPLEAGSLASAVGEVRLEVGEATAAVRTTGALPAPDAWWRLTHAPQVLGWYFD; encoded by the coding sequence ATGACCGTCACCGCCGCGACCCAGCGTCGGCGTCGACCGCATCCGCTCGTCGTGCTCCTGCGCATCGTGCTCGCGCTCGTGCTCGCGGTGCTGGTCACCGGGGGCTCCGCGGCACTGCTCGCGCCGGCGCCGGCCGTCGCGGCGACAGCGGTCGCACCGGAGGCCGCACCGTTGCCCGCCGCGACGATCGATTGGCCAACCACGCCGCGGGCAGCCGGCTACGGCGTCGTGGGCGTCGAGGGCGCGCCCGACATCTGGGCGACGACCGGCAGCGACGGCGCCCACCCGATGGCGAGCGTGACGAAGCTGGTGACGGTGCTGATCGTGCTGGAGGCGCATCCGATCACGGGCGCCGACCGCGGGGCGACCATCACCCTCGACGACGACGACCTCGCCGCGCAGGCGCGGGCGCTCAGCGAGAACGCGCCCATCGCCCCCGTCTACCGGGGCATGCAGGTGACGCAGCGCGACCTCATCGAGTGGTCGCTCGTCGACTCCGCCGGCAACGCGATCTGGTCGCTGGCGAACTGGGCGTTCGGCGACATCGACGGCTTCCTCTCGGCGGCCGAGGCATGGGCGGCCCGGCACGGGTTCTCGCAGACCGTCGTCGCCGATCCGGCAGGCCTCGATGCGGGCAGCGTCTCGAGCGCCGGCGACCTGACGCGCATCGCGCTGATGGCCGTGGAGGATCCGGTCGTGCTCTCCACGATCCAGCTCGAGTCGGTGCAGATCCCGGGCATCGGCTTCGCCCCGAACACCAACCGCATCCTGGGCGAAGCGGGGATCGACGGCGGCAAGACGGGCACGCTGAAGGTGTGGGGGCGCAACCTGTTCGTCACCGCCGTCCGCGAGGTCGACGGCGTCGAGCGTCGCGTCGTGGGCGTGGTGATGGGCACGATCGCCGCCGACGAGACCGACGCGGCGATGCTGCAGCTGCTCGAGAGCCTCTGGCCCAACTTCGGTGCGCGCACGATCCTGCCGGCGGGCACCGTCGTGGCGGAGTACCGGGCCCCGTGGGGCGCATCCGCCTCAGCCGAGACGACCGGCGACCTCGGGGCGCACGTCTTCGGCGACGCCGCTCCGGGCTGGACGGCTACCGCCGAGCCGCTCGAGGCCGGCTCGCTCGCGAGCGCCGTGGGCGAGGTGCGGCTGGAGGTGGGCGAGGCCACGGCAGCGGTGCGGACGACCGGGGCTCTGCCCGCGCCCGACGCCTGGTGGCGCCTCACCCACGCCCCGCAGGTGCTCGGCTGGTACTTCGACTAG
- a CDS encoding SGNH/GDSL hydrolase family protein, whose amino-acid sequence MQESSTQHPGMEHPFTRYVALGDSFTEGVGDEEPDVPNGLRGWADRVAEELARTRPDFQYANLAIRGRLLQQIIDEQLEPALALEPDLFTISAGGNDLIRPGGDPDLLAAKLDEVVARMRATGAEVVLFNGPDIAMTPVLRSIRGKVGIYNANLHGVAAKHGAVVADMWSARQLQRPQMWAPDRLHFSPYGHHEIAMLVLDALGVRHELTAMEPVPLPHRSQRQVRMEDLQWAREHLAPWVVRRLRGQSSGDTVLPKRPTAGPVLPHVPLPEEPRD is encoded by the coding sequence ATGCAGGAGTCGAGCACGCAGCACCCCGGCATGGAGCATCCCTTCACGCGCTACGTCGCCCTGGGCGACAGCTTCACCGAGGGGGTGGGCGATGAGGAGCCAGACGTGCCCAACGGGCTGCGCGGCTGGGCCGACCGGGTCGCCGAGGAGCTCGCCCGCACGCGCCCTGACTTCCAGTACGCCAACCTCGCGATCCGGGGCCGCCTGCTGCAGCAGATCATCGACGAGCAGCTCGAGCCGGCGCTCGCGCTCGAGCCCGACCTCTTCACCATCTCGGCCGGCGGCAACGACCTGATCCGACCCGGCGGCGACCCTGACCTGCTGGCGGCGAAGCTCGATGAGGTGGTCGCGCGGATGCGCGCGACGGGAGCCGAGGTCGTGCTCTTCAACGGCCCCGACATCGCGATGACGCCGGTGCTGCGCTCGATCCGCGGCAAGGTGGGCATCTACAACGCCAACCTGCACGGCGTGGCGGCCAAGCACGGCGCGGTGGTCGCCGACATGTGGTCGGCGAGGCAGCTGCAGCGGCCGCAGATGTGGGCGCCCGACCGCCTGCACTTCTCGCCCTACGGGCACCACGAGATCGCGATGCTCGTGCTCGACGCGCTGGGCGTGCGGCACGAGCTCACCGCGATGGAGCCCGTCCCGCTGCCCCACCGCTCGCAGCGGCAGGTGCGCATGGAGGATCTGCAGTGGGCCCGCGAGCACCTCGCGCCGTGGGTGGTGCGCCGGCTGCGCGGCCAGTCCTCGGGCGACACGGTGCTGCCGAAGCGCCCCACCGCCGGGCCGGTGCTGCCGCACGTGCCGCTGCCCGAGGAGCCTCGCGACTAG
- the dinB gene encoding DNA polymerase IV produces MSKQDGSNRLVSGPEVDDATATILHVDLDAFFASASLLARPDLVGLPVVIGHDSSRSVVTAATYEARKYGVHSAMPMARALRLCPTAVILEPDFQLYSRLSKQVMALLDDVSPDVERLGVDEAFVGIAGLRRLSGGANRIGPALRARIRAETGLVASIGAAGTKYVAKLASSRAKPDGMLVVPDDEVLAFLHPQPVAALWGVGPAQQERLARYGLHTVGEVAGTPLERLQSWFGEATGRHLHELSWARDPREVHERPHEKTFGHNHTFFRDVSDRTELQSEILRLATGVGRRLRDAGVQARTVTLTVRFHDFRTITRSKTLPEATDVTRVMVETAWGLLDALGEIPPVRLLGVRASSVQGAADHGLLWDDTATWGSAERAMDAVHDRFGAAAVAPASMLRRERKRDDTGPSGGD; encoded by the coding sequence GTGAGCAAGCAGGACGGCTCGAACCGGCTCGTGTCGGGGCCGGAGGTCGATGATGCGACCGCGACCATCCTGCACGTCGACCTCGACGCCTTCTTCGCGTCGGCGTCGCTGCTGGCCCGGCCCGACCTGGTCGGCCTGCCCGTGGTGATCGGCCACGACTCGTCGAGGTCGGTCGTCACCGCCGCCACCTACGAGGCGCGCAAGTACGGCGTGCACTCGGCGATGCCGATGGCGCGCGCGCTGCGGCTCTGCCCGACGGCGGTGATCCTCGAGCCCGACTTCCAGCTCTACTCGCGGCTGTCGAAGCAGGTGATGGCGCTCCTCGACGACGTGTCGCCCGACGTCGAGCGACTCGGCGTCGACGAGGCGTTCGTGGGCATCGCCGGGCTGCGGCGGCTCTCGGGCGGCGCGAACCGCATCGGCCCGGCTCTGCGCGCCCGCATCCGCGCCGAGACGGGCCTGGTGGCCTCGATCGGCGCCGCCGGCACCAAGTACGTCGCGAAGCTGGCCTCCTCCCGCGCGAAGCCCGACGGCATGCTGGTGGTGCCCGACGACGAGGTGCTGGCGTTCCTCCACCCGCAACCCGTGGCGGCGCTGTGGGGCGTGGGCCCGGCGCAGCAGGAGCGACTGGCCCGCTACGGCCTGCACACGGTGGGCGAGGTGGCCGGCACGCCGCTCGAGCGGCTGCAGTCGTGGTTCGGCGAGGCGACCGGCCGCCACCTGCACGAGCTCTCCTGGGCGCGCGACCCGCGCGAGGTGCACGAGCGGCCGCACGAGAAGACCTTCGGCCACAACCACACGTTCTTCCGCGACGTCAGCGACCGCACCGAGCTGCAGAGCGAGATCCTGCGGCTCGCGACCGGCGTCGGCCGGCGGCTGCGCGACGCCGGCGTGCAGGCGCGCACAGTCACCCTCACCGTGCGGTTCCACGACTTCCGCACCATCACGCGGTCGAAGACGCTGCCCGAGGCGACCGACGTCACCCGCGTCATGGTCGAGACCGCGTGGGGCCTGCTGGATGCGCTGGGAGAGATCCCGCCCGTGCGGCTGCTGGGCGTGCGCGCCAGCTCGGTGCAGGGCGCCGCCGACCACGGGCTGCTGTGGGACGACACGGCCACCTGGGGGAGCGCGGAGCGCGCGATGGACGCCGTGCACGACCGCTTCGGCGCCGCTGCGGTCGCCCCTGCGAGCATGCTGCGGCGGGAGCGCAAGCGCGACGACACGGGCCCCTCCGGCGGTGACTGA
- a CDS encoding aminoglycoside phosphotransferase family protein has product MTDDGVDPAVDGPTSHAGAAAVDGARIDVALVRALLAAQFPAWADLPLRPVEPGGNDHRTFRLGPALSVRLPSASGYVPQVEKEQAWLPRLAASAPLPIPAVLGRGRPSARFPAPWTVCGWIEGEPASTAAVDDVERFAADLAHFLVGLRDAPTAGAPAPGPHSAFRGGPLRHWDGEMGDLLERVHGPERDGAAGIWRDALDAEEHRAPAWFHGDVAAGNLLVRDGRLAAVIDFGCAGVGDTACDTAFAWTQLEGGARALYRRELALDDAAWARGRGWAIWKALILIGNRPPAQVALGQRVLSTLLAER; this is encoded by the coding sequence GTGACTGACGACGGCGTCGATCCTGCCGTGGACGGCCCGACCTCCCATGCCGGCGCGGCCGCGGTGGACGGCGCGCGCATCGACGTCGCGCTCGTGCGCGCGCTGCTGGCGGCGCAGTTCCCCGCCTGGGCCGACCTGCCGCTGCGCCCCGTCGAGCCCGGCGGCAACGACCACCGCACGTTCCGGCTCGGGCCCGCGCTGAGCGTGCGGCTCCCGAGCGCGTCGGGGTACGTGCCGCAGGTCGAGAAGGAGCAGGCGTGGCTGCCGCGGCTCGCGGCCTCCGCGCCCCTGCCGATCCCCGCCGTGCTCGGGCGTGGCCGCCCGTCGGCGCGCTTCCCGGCCCCGTGGACCGTGTGCGGCTGGATCGAGGGGGAGCCGGCGTCGACCGCCGCCGTCGACGACGTCGAGCGATTCGCGGCCGATCTCGCGCACTTCCTCGTCGGGCTGCGGGACGCGCCCACCGCAGGGGCACCGGCGCCCGGCCCGCACAGCGCGTTCCGCGGCGGCCCGCTGCGGCACTGGGACGGCGAGATGGGCGACCTGCTCGAGCGCGTGCACGGCCCGGAGCGCGACGGCGCGGCGGGCATCTGGCGGGATGCGCTCGACGCGGAGGAGCACCGCGCGCCCGCCTGGTTCCACGGCGACGTCGCCGCCGGCAACCTGCTCGTGCGGGACGGCAGGCTCGCGGCGGTGATCGACTTCGGCTGTGCGGGCGTGGGCGACACCGCGTGCGACACGGCCTTCGCCTGGACGCAGCTGGAGGGCGGCGCCCGTGCGCTCTACCGGCGCGAGCTCGCGCTCGACGACGCCGCCTGGGCGCGCGGCCGAGGCTGGGCCATCTGGAAGGCGCTGATCCTGATCGGCAACCGCCCGCCGGCGCAGGTGGCGCTCGGGCAGCGGGTGCTCAGCACGCTGCTGGCCGAGCGCTGA
- a CDS encoding PspC domain-containing protein, whose translation MASIFDSIRSTGFRRGPQRIFGGIGGGIAKKTGINVFIVRIAMLLLMLLPVVGWVLYLAIWVLTPNQSGSIPVERWLGRR comes from the coding sequence ATGGCATCCATCTTCGACTCCATCCGCTCGACCGGCTTCCGACGCGGACCCCAGCGCATCTTCGGCGGCATCGGCGGTGGCATCGCGAAGAAGACCGGCATCAATGTCTTCATCGTGCGCATCGCCATGCTGCTGCTCATGCTGCTGCCCGTCGTCGGCTGGGTGCTGTACCTGGCGATCTGGGTGCTCACGCCGAACCAGTCGGGCTCGATCCCCGTCGAGCGCTGGCTCGGGCGGCGCTGA
- a CDS encoding M20/M25/M40 family metallo-hydrolase: MTDDLSRTAQIARDLIRFDTQNWGGGRSSGEADAAAYVTALLTSMGVESETFESAPGRTSVIARIEGEDPSLPLLVVHGHLDVVPADASEWQVDPFAGEVRDGMLWGRGAVDMKQMDAMILTAVERILASGRRPRRGLVLAFFADEEAGGVHGSQWMVANHPEVFEGATEAISEVGGYSIEVAGQRAYLLQTGEKALQWILLRARGTAAHGSQHMRDNAVTKLAEAVAKVGAHEFPVELTATTRELIARIAAMLGVDDDDPDAVAARTGTVSRFLRSSLRHTANPTMLEAGYKHNVIPSVAEARIDVRPLPGREREAIDAIQALVGDEIEIELVQGDIGMEHPFGGSLVEAMTASLGRFDPDAPVLPYMLSGGTDNKALSLLGIAGYGFAPLRLAPELDFAAMFHGVDERVPLDALDFGTDVLEDLLLTY, encoded by the coding sequence GTGACCGACGACCTCTCTCGCACTGCGCAGATCGCCCGGGACCTCATCCGCTTCGACACCCAGAACTGGGGCGGCGGGCGCTCTTCCGGCGAGGCGGATGCGGCGGCCTACGTGACCGCGCTGCTCACCTCGATGGGCGTCGAGAGCGAGACCTTCGAGTCGGCGCCGGGCCGCACGAGCGTCATCGCCCGCATCGAGGGGGAGGACCCGTCGCTGCCGCTGCTCGTCGTGCACGGCCACCTCGACGTGGTGCCCGCCGACGCGAGCGAGTGGCAGGTCGACCCGTTCGCCGGCGAGGTGCGCGACGGCATGCTGTGGGGCCGCGGCGCGGTCGACATGAAGCAGATGGACGCGATGATCCTGACCGCGGTCGAGCGCATCCTGGCGAGCGGCCGGCGCCCGCGGCGCGGCCTGGTGCTGGCGTTCTTCGCCGACGAGGAGGCCGGCGGCGTGCACGGCTCGCAGTGGATGGTCGCGAACCACCCCGAGGTCTTCGAAGGCGCCACCGAGGCGATCAGCGAGGTCGGCGGCTACTCGATCGAGGTCGCGGGGCAGCGAGCCTACCTGCTGCAGACGGGCGAGAAGGCGCTGCAGTGGATCCTGCTGCGCGCGCGGGGCACCGCCGCCCATGGCTCGCAGCACATGCGCGACAACGCGGTGACGAAGCTCGCCGAGGCGGTCGCGAAGGTCGGCGCGCACGAGTTCCCGGTCGAGCTGACCGCCACCACCCGCGAGCTGATCGCGCGCATCGCCGCGATGCTCGGCGTCGACGACGACGACCCGGACGCGGTCGCCGCCCGCACCGGCACCGTCTCGCGCTTCCTGCGCTCGAGCCTGCGGCACACCGCCAACCCGACGATGCTCGAGGCCGGCTACAAGCACAACGTCATCCCGTCGGTGGCCGAGGCCCGCATCGACGTGCGACCGCTGCCCGGCCGCGAGCGCGAGGCGATCGACGCGATCCAGGCGCTCGTCGGCGACGAGATCGAGATCGAGCTGGTGCAGGGCGACATCGGCATGGAGCACCCCTTCGGCGGCTCGCTCGTCGAGGCGATGACCGCCTCGCTCGGCCGATTCGACCCGGACGCGCCGGTGCTGCCGTACATGCTCTCGGGCGGCACCGACAACAAGGCCCTGTCGCTGCTGGGCATCGCCGGCTACGGGTTCGCGCCGCTGCGGCTCGCCCCCGAGCTCGACTTCGCGGCGATGTTCCACGGGGTCGACGAGCGGGTGCCGCTCGACGCCCTCGACTTCGGCACCGACGTGCTCGAAGACCTGCTGCTGACCTACTGA
- a CDS encoding undecaprenyl-diphosphate phosphatase translates to MDWLIAIFLGALQGATEFLPISSSAHLRIAGLFLPGAEDPGATFTAITQIGTEIAVVVFFWRDIWRIVTKWFGSFSGKHSKDDPDVKMGWLVIIGTVPIVLAGVLFQDLIRDQWRSLWITAVVLIVFGIILGLCDMLGQRVKTLETTTYRDGILIGLAQVLALIPGVSRSGATTSMGRALGYERPAAAKYAFFLAVPAVFGAGLYETAQAISEPSSVGLGWGPTIAATVVAFVVGIAVIRFLMDFISRRSFLPFVVYRIALGVVLLIALSAGWIEAQ, encoded by the coding sequence ATGGACTGGCTGATCGCGATCTTCCTCGGCGCCCTCCAGGGGGCGACCGAGTTCCTGCCCATCTCGTCGAGCGCGCACCTGCGCATCGCCGGGCTCTTCCTGCCCGGGGCCGAGGATCCCGGCGCGACCTTCACAGCGATCACGCAGATCGGCACCGAGATCGCCGTCGTCGTCTTCTTCTGGCGCGACATCTGGCGCATCGTCACCAAGTGGTTCGGCTCGTTCTCGGGCAAGCACTCGAAGGACGACCCCGATGTGAAGATGGGCTGGCTGGTGATCATCGGCACGGTGCCGATCGTGCTCGCCGGCGTGCTCTTCCAGGACCTCATCCGCGACCAGTGGCGGAGCCTCTGGATCACCGCGGTCGTGCTCATCGTCTTCGGCATCATCCTGGGCCTGTGCGACATGCTCGGGCAGCGGGTGAAGACCCTCGAGACGACCACCTACCGCGACGGCATCCTCATCGGCCTCGCCCAGGTGCTCGCGCTGATCCCGGGCGTCTCGCGCTCGGGCGCCACCACCAGCATGGGCCGCGCCCTCGGCTACGAGCGCCCGGCGGCGGCGAAGTACGCGTTCTTCCTCGCCGTGCCGGCGGTCTTCGGCGCCGGCCTGTACGAGACCGCGCAGGCCATCTCGGAGCCCTCCTCGGTGGGCCTCGGCTGGGGCCCGACCATCGCCGCGACGGTCGTCGCGTTCGTGGTCGGCATCGCGGTGATCAGGTTCCTGATGGACTTCATCTCGCGCCGCAGCTTCCTGCCCTTCGTGGTCTACCGCATCGCGCTCGGCGTGGTGCTGCTCATCGCGCTGAGCGCCGGCTGGATCGAGGCGCAGTGA